The window ATCTTATCGTTTGCCTCAGCGCAAGCTGCTCAGATTCATCCTATATTAGCTCAACTCCAAGTTAAGCTGTATACTGCCATTCAAATCCTACTTAGCTATATCTCTAAACCCCGCCTTTCATTCAATTACAAACACATTAATCAAAAGCATCTAAGCAATTCTAAGTTCAATGAATCCAGATTAGCAGAATGACTGATATTCCTTGCTAATTATCAGAAAATCACTTATTCACAAACTTCCAGAAAACGATTATAGCTCAAATGCATACGATTTAGGTTAAGTTACTACTCAATTATCCTTCTTAAGCAACTGAATCAccaaactgaaaagaaaatttaattattacAGACGAAGTTAGAATACCTTTAATCGGTGATTAACAGCAGGATGAATATCAATGTGATTATCATCACCAGCCTCACCATCTCCAACTTCCTTGTCATTCTCTCTCTTCACATACTTGTCATGATCAGACAAAGCCACATTAAAATCGAATGCTTCATTCCTTTCATTAAACCCTAGCCCGATGAACGCGTGCTTCCCTCTCCCATCCTCGATCTTCAACACGAAGTACCTCGACGAGTCGAGCACCGATTCAACCGAGCTCTCTCTCTGTCCCGGCGGCACGAAACACGCCGCGAACAGCTCGCCGGAGTTCGGATCCTCGAGTCGGATCTCGCATCGTTCCTTGCACGATACGACCCGGAGCCGACCCGTCCAGATCTTGTCGGATTGTAGCCATTCGCCGCACTTGTAACCACCACTCGTCGGACGTGGTGGGATTTTGTAAACGGACACCTCACGCACCACCAGGAGCGTGTGCTCAAACGACTCTTCGTCTTCTTCAAACGACATTGCTTTGTAGATCAAAGAGCTTCAGTTTTTCTCAGGCGTTTGAGTTCAGAATTTTTGGAGTGAAGAAGGAAGGTGACGTTTGGTAGGAGAGACGTGTTGGACTGAGTTCAATTACTTATTTGCCCtcatttatttttcattattCCTTTTAAGTCCCTGATTTTTCCGCGTTCTTTATAAGAAACCCTAAGGACTGTTCTGTGTCAATTATTAGCTCCATTAACCGGCGAAGCAGCTCAGGTACTTGCTAGGGTTTTAGTACTACAACTTTTTTGCAGTATTTGTTTGCTCTGTAATTCTGAGGTTTCTTGTTTACTGTTGTTGTCTGTAAACAGGTGAAAATTTAGCGAGGATGTATCTCCAGTTTTACATCAATGAGAATGGTGACAAAGTTTACACCACTAAGGTATTTCTCTTCTGCAAAATCATTTTTACTAGTCTTAATGAGTACTCtgtttttctttatgcttcacAAGTTGACAGTTTCATAGGAGGTTTGCGAGCTTTTTCCATCTCCCTTTACTCATTTTATGATAGGGAAACTCCGTTTTTCGTTTGTATTGGACTTGAACAAAGCTTTGTCATGTTTTGAAAGGGGACGCTATCGGAACATGTCAGCTTACCATGTCTTTTCAGTCAAAATTCTTTAATGTATTAAGTATTAGCACAAAATCATGGCACACCCAATTAATGACATAACTGATTATTTGAGATCCAGTAactgttatataaaaaaaattggtaAGAATATATCTACATTATCTTTGTCGGCATTGGTGGAACTAACGGTTTTGTAGAGAAATCATGATAGTGGAAGAATAACAATGGAACTAACAGATTTGGGCATTTGTCTGGGATCGGTATTTGAGTTTGGATTCATGTTTACAACTAAGTTAAGCTCATCTGACGTTCTTAAATGGAACTTTGCTTCCAGGTTTACATAATAGAACAAGTAGTGCTTGAATGTAGCTATAGTGCAGCGAGagaaaataaaagtttaacctgttcctaaattctatttatttaaaCTGTATTCTGTCTGAAACAGTCATCTTGATTGGATGACATCCTGCAAAAGCTTTatgctttgataaatttggtTCAGGGAAACCAGATACTGATTAGGGAGATTTGCTTGACAGCATTGATAACTTTTGGTGATAGTTTATGATTTGCATGATAAATGACTGTTTTGGTTCAGTGTAACCCGTAGCATACATTGAACATTTTGACACTCATGATTCATGAACTGGAATTTAACAAGCTGGAAATTTTCAGTTGGCATAACAGAGCCTCTGCCCCACTTTATGCTCTTTCTTGGCCTGCTATTACTCATTTTGATTGTGGCAATCTATCAAAGAAATTTTTCGCTTGTACTTTCTCAGTATGTTCATAGGCCTGACTTCTTTTACTTTATATAATTTGTAGAAAGAGTCACCACTGGGTTTGGCCACAGAATCCGCTCACCCAGGTAAACCTGTCCCTCTCTTTCTGTATCTATGCTGGCACTTCAGTTCAAACTACAGGcatttgtgacttttctttttaaCAGGTATTACATTTTAAGATACAGACAATCGACCAGttcttttttgttgttattgatatttcctGGATTATGTTCTTTGCAGCCCGCTTTTCACCCGATGATAAATATTCAAGGCAAAGAGTGCTTCTGAAGAAGCGCTTTGGTTTGCTTCCAACCCAAAAGCCACCTCAAAAGTACTAGAAGTTTTTGCTATTGCGTATTGCTTTCTACTCATGGTTATTATGTTTCTCTGTCTTGCCGTTGTTGACGTGACTCATCATGTATTGTAACTCAAATTGCATGGCAGCAATTCAAACCTCATCTCTTGTTGATGGTTTTTTGGTTTAATTGTCGAAATGGTGAATGAATCTGCATGCAATTCATCtttgtttatttatatttagaACAATCAATGTTTGTTGTTTTGGTGATGTTGCTAATTACAAGGTGAAAAAGTGTCTTCCAACTCTAATTATGGGGTTCCATAATTATACAGTTTGAGAGGAGCCAAAGGGTATATCGAATTTGATCTATACAATCTAAATTAGATAGTCATATAAGGAAAAGAATGGAGAAGACAATAGCAGAGTCATTGTAATGTTCTCTAATGGTCAACACAAATTAAAGCTGAAATGGGCTTATatacaacaacgacccagtgaaattccactagtggggtctggggagggtagtgtgtgcgCAGACCTTAACACTACTCCGAAAGAGTacagaggctgtttccgaaagacccttaGCTCAAGAGGACAAAAAgataaaaagacaaaagaagacaaaattaataacaccacagaaataataagaaaaataggaataaCATGAAATCAAGAAGAAAGATACACAACAAAAACGAAATAGTGTCCCTGCCAAACTAATCCCACAAAGTTATGACATAAGGCAAGACCCAACTACCtcttaacctacaaccctaatactcagacctccgaatgttcctatcaagtgccatgtcctcggaaatttgAAGGCTCGCCATATTCTGCCTGATCACctcccccaatacttcttaggccgccctttACCTCTTCTCGTGTCCTCCACAACCAGTCGTTcgcacctccttaccggagcatctgggcttctcctcttaacatgcccgaaccatctgagttgcgcttcccgcatcttatcatcaatgggagccacatatACCCTCtctcgaatatcatcattcctaatcttatccatcccaGTATGCCTGCACATCCACGTGAAATGGGCTTATATACTAAACTGGAAACAATGGCATTCTCAAGACATCATAGTGAAGGAAGACAATGAGAAGAGGAGATACggagaggggaaattgggtccaTTTAACCATTATTCTAACCACCAACCAGCTAACCCGATTCTTAACCACCTCCTTCCCTTACACTCATTTTCAGCCATCAACAAgttgaaaatggtaaaaattcATGCACATTATATATTTACACCAAACCATAACATGTATTTGTATAAAGACTGCTCTCACTTAACCACTGAGCTCGATGAGTCCCAACCCCAACTATACTGTAATAGTCAACATGGTGGCTCTCAGCATAGTGTACCAAAGGGTTTCCATTGTTGTTACTTGTTACCGACCCTGTGTTGGATGTTAGGAAATGTTCATGTGTCCGACGACTAAGTGACATTTTAATCTGGCTCTATTTTTGAGTGATTTGGTTCTGTGTTCGGCTCTTGGAAAACGACATATTTGATTTGGTTATGAGAAAAATCAGTTTTGAATACTATTTGTTGAAGATAATAGATTAAAACATACATTTACTGCTAATTTTATTTTCCAGAATACTTGAAAAGTGAAAACtataaaactaacaaaaaaaGGGGATAAACGCAGACTTTGAAAAGTGAAAGGTATCAGCCAAAAACCAAGTGACAAATcagttcaagaaaaataaaaaggtagCAAAATGACATTTGTGAAAAGA is drawn from Nicotiana tabacum cultivar K326 chromosome 22, ASM71507v2, whole genome shotgun sequence and contains these coding sequences:
- the LOC107801397 gene encoding uncharacterized protein At1g03900-like; its protein translation is MSFEEDEESFEHTLLVVREVSVYKIPPRPTSGGYKCGEWLQSDKIWTGRLRVVSCKERCEIRLEDPNSGELFAACFVPPGQRESSVESVLDSSRYFVLKIEDGRGKHAFIGLGFNERNEAFDFNVALSDHDKYVKRENDKEVGDGEAGDDNHIDIHPAVNHRLKEGETIRISVKNKPSSGTGMLSAVGLAAGTTGAVKKTPALAPPPSGGNKIRSPLPPPPNDPATARKTSTSPSIALKENTKHSTDPLSDLTEIERSLPSATGSGSSKTTAAGWAAF